The region AGTAAACAGCTCATGGGCAGGTGATAAGATCATCCACCGTGGAAACATCAATATTGGTGTAGCTGTAGCGATTCCGGACGGATTGGTAGTTCCTGTATTGAAGAATACAGACCATATGTCCTACTCTGAAATTTCGGCTTCAGTAAAAGATATGGCTGCTAGAGCTAAAAACAAAGGTCTTAAAGCTAACGAAATGGAAGGAAGTACGTTCTCTATTTCTAACCTTGGAATGTTCGGTATCGAAACATTTACAAGTATTATCAACCAGCCAAATGCTGCTATTCTTTCAGTAGGTGCTATCATCGAGAAGCCTGTTGTTAAAGATGGTCAGATTGTAGTTGGTAATACGATGAAGCTTTCATTAGCTTGCGACCACAGAGTGGTTGATGGTGCTACAGGGGCTCAGTTCTTACAAACATTAAGAACTTACCTTGAGAATCCATTAAGCTTATTGGTATAAAAGTTCAACAAAATAATAGAAAAAGTCTTCTTCTTCATTGAGGAGGGCTTTTTTCATATATAACTTTTAATAGTGGCTTCTACTCAGGCTTTACTACGGGAGTTGTCAATTGTTTTCGTCTCCAGTGTTCAGGATTAATACGTCTGTTCATCAAAATCCTTGCAAGCATATATTTAGATTTTAGTATGCCTTTAAAATTTCTTTTAGCCATTCTAAACGGAATATCGGGGTTTTTAGATAACACTTTGCGTATAGCTAAAGCATAAATAGAAGGACCTGTCATTGCGTGGACATTATATGGATATTTGTTTAGCTGAATATTTTTTACAACAAGTTTGATAGTTTCTTCTAAAAACGGATGTTTTTTTTCGTAAAACATGGCCCATTGAGCAAAGATGTTACTATTTTCTTCATAAGCAAGAATAGCATTATTATTAGGTTGTATGAACGTATTGAGATTGACCAGTATATCGCTGTCTATATCCAGGTATACACCACCCTTTTTATATAAAATAGCGTATCGGAAGAAATCTGCCTTTGCAGCACCTATCTGTAGTCTGCAATAAGCATAATAAACATCTTCAGGAAAATTTTCCTTTATAAATAAGTCAATTCTTTCATCATTATAAAATTCGTATTCAAAATCTTTATTCTTTCGTCTGAACCTCCAGATATAAAAATGCGAGTACCAAGGAATTTTTCCCTTGTAGGTTTGATAGATTACTTTAGGAATAGGCATTTCATTTTAATTTAGTGTGTTTTTAAAACTAAAATAAAATTCTAATATATAAATTATTTAATGTTTTATTTTTCTTTTAATGTTATTTTAAAAGTAAAAAATTAATATTTATGTCTTTGTATTGCTTAATTTTTATAATTTCGTTAATACTTTTATGATATATGCTTTAATATACTGATATACTTGTTTTAAATAATTTATAATCCTGTTAATCAAATTGTTGTGATTTATGAAGTCCTTTTGTTATCTGATAATGTGATAAATACAATTATGCTTGTTAAATTTGTAAGATTCTTATTAACCAGGAAAATTTAAATATTATGAAGAGAAAATTCTGGGGTATTAAACCTACTGCCGGAGTATTATTCGCATTTGCTTCCTCTACATTTCTGACAAATTATGTACAGGCACAACAGGCTATTGCTGCTAAAACAGAAACTGTTGCCCAGCAACAGCTGAAGATAACAGATGCAAAGAAAATTAATGCTACAACTGTTGAGATTACATTCTCGAACCAACAAAAAGCTCTACTGGATTTCTATGGAGACAATATATTCAGATTATTCCAGGACAACAGCGGAAAAGGGATGCGTGATCCGGAAGCCAAACCAGAGGCTAAAATATTAGTCAGCAACCCAAGAAAAGCTGTAACTAAGCTTAATATTGCTCAGGATAATAACCAACTGAGTATTACAACAGACAAAGTACAGGTAGTGTTTGATAAAAACACCTCTCTTTTTAAACTTATCAATCTGCAGACAAAAGCCGTGGTTGTTGAAGAAGCAGAGCCATTAAGTTTTGAGAAAAATAAAACAAGTCTTACACTAAAGGAAAATCCACAAGAATATTTCTATGGTGGTGGCGTTCAGAACGGCCGTTTTTCTCATAAAGGAAAAGCTATCGCTATTGAAAACCAGAACAGCTGGACAGATGGAGGAGTAGCTTCACCAACGCCTTTCTATTGGTCATCCAAAGGTTATGGTATGATGTGGTATACCTTCAAGAAAGGGAAATACGATTTCGGAGCAAAAGAAAAAGGTAAAGTTTCTCTGTCTCATGAAGATAGTTATCTGGATTTATTCCTGATGGTAAATGATGGTCCGGTTGCCTTGCTTAACGATTTCTATCAGCTTACAGGTAATCCTGTATTATTACCAAAATTTGGATTTTATGAAGGGCATCTAAATGCCTACAACAGAGATTATTGGAAAGAAGATGAAAAAGGAATTCTTTTCGAAGATGGAAAGCGTTATAAAGAAAGTCAGAAAGAAAATGGTGGTACTAAAGAATCTCTAAACGGTGAGAAGAACAATTATCAGTTCTCAGCACGTGCTGTGGTAGATCGTTACAAAAAAAATGACATGCCTTTAGGATGGGTGTTGCCTAATGATGGCTACGGTGCTGGTTATGGACAAACCGAAACTTTGGATGGAAATATTAAGAACCTTAAAGAATTTGGTGATTATGCCCGTAAAAAAGGTGTTGAGATTGGTCTTTGGACACAGTCTGATCTCCATCCGAAAGAAGGTATAAGTGCATTGTTACAAAGAGATATTATTAAAGAAGTAAGAGATGCCGGAGTACGCGTTCTGAAGACTGACGTTGCATGGGTAGGAGATGGTTATTCATTTGGATTGAATGGTGTTGCAGATGTTGGTGAAATTATGCCAAAATATGGTAATGATGCCAGACCTTTTATTATATCATTAGATGGTTGGGCAGGAACCCAGCGTTATGCAGGAATCTGGTCCGGAGATCAGACTGGTGGTGTATGGGAATATATTCGTTTTCATATACCAACTTATATCGGATCCGGATTATCCGGACAGCCTAATATTACATCCGATATGGATGGTATCTTCGGAGGTAAGAAGCCTATTATTAATACCAGAGATTTCCAGTGGAAAGCATTCACACCAATGCAGCTGAATATGGATGGATGGGGTTCTAATGAGAAATATCCGCATGCTTTAGGAGAAACAGCAACCTCTATTAATCGTAATTATCTGAAATTAAAGTCAGAGCTTCTTCCATATTCTTACAGTATTGCAAAAGAAGCTGTAAATGGCTTACCTATGATCAGAGCAATGTTCCTGGAAGAACAAAATACATATACTCAGGGAAAAATGACACAGTACCAGTTTATGTATGGACCAGCATTCCTCGTTGCTCCTATTTATCAGGAAGCCAAAACCGACGATAAAGGAAATGATATAAGAAACGGAATTTACCTGCCAAAGGGGCAATGGATAGACTACCTTACCGGTGAACAATATGAGGGTGGGCAGATCATTAATAGCTTTGATAGTCCGATCTGGAAGCTTCCGGTATTTGTAAAACGAGGAGCTATTATACCGTTGGTTAATCCGAATAATAATGTATCAGAAATCAATAAAAATCTTCGTATTTATGAAGTATATCCTTTGGGTAAAACTTCATTTACAGAATATGATGATGATGGAATATCCGAGCAGTATAAAGCTGGTAAAGGCGCTGCAACAATTATTGAATCTAATCTGATCAAAGATAAAGCTGTTGTAACTGTATTTCCTGCAAAAGGAAATTTTGAAGGACAGATAAAAGAAAAAGCTACTGAATTTAGAATCAGTGTTACTGCGAAGCCCGGGAATATCATTGCTAAAGTTGGAAATAAAAAGGCGAAACTTAAAGAAGTTACTACATTAGCCGATTTCGAAGCACAGGAGAATGTATTCTATTACAACGAAAAGCCTGACTTCAACAGATTCTCAACAAAAGGAACTGAATTCGAGAAAGTTCAGATTATAAAAAATCCACAGATTTTGGTCAAAACGGCTAAAGCAGATATCACAAATCAAAAAGTATCTTTAGAGATTGAAGGCTATAAGTTTGATCCTCAAAATCATCTGAAAGTTACATCTGGTATACTTTCCGCACCAAAGAATGTACAGATTACAGACAAAAATCTGGAAGCTTATGCTATAAAACCTACCTGGGATAAAGTACCAAATGCAGATTATTATGAAATAGATTTTAATGGGCTGAAGTACTCTACAATAAAGGATACCGAACTTCTGTTTGAAGGTCTGACTGCAGAAACTGATTATGCATTCAAAGTAAGAGCCGTAAATAAGGACGGAGTGTCTGACTGGGCTACAATCTCCGCAAGAACAAAATCTAATCCTTTAGAATTTGCTATTAAAGGAATATCCGGAAGAACATCTGTAGATGCACAGGAAGGCTTTGAAGTCTACAAATTATTTGATGAGGAAGAAGGCAACATGTGGCATACGAAATACAGAGTAAAAGCTGTTCCTTTCGATCTTGTTGTAGACCTTAAATCTATTAATCAATTAGACAAATTCCAGTTATTGCCACGTAACGATGGCAGAAACGGATTAATACAGAAAGGTAAAGTTTCCTACAGCATGGATAAGCAAACATGGACAGATGCGGGTACTTTTGAATGGAAAGATGATTTTAATCCTAAAGAATTTGCCTTTGCATCTCATCCGACAGCAAGATATGTAAAGATTTCTGTGGAAAAGGCTGTAGGAGATTATGGAACAGGTCGTGAGTTATATGTATTCAAAGTACCAGGAACAGAAAGCTATTTACCGGGAGACATTAACAACGATAAACTAATCGACCGAAATGACCTTACTTCTTATACCAATTATACAGGACTAAGAAAAGGAGATGCAGATTTTGAAGGCTATGTAAGTAATGGTGATGTTAATAAGAATAACCTTATCGATGCTTATGATATATCTGTTGTTGCAACACAATTAGATGGAGGTGTGGATGAAACAAAGATTGAAAAAGTATCCGGAAAATTAGAAATAACTACACCTAAACAGAGTTATAACAAAGACGAGATTATTGAATTGACTGTAAAAGGAGCTAATCTGAAATCTGTAAATGCATTAAGTTTTGCTTTGCCATACAATGCTCAGGATTATGAATTCGTAGGAATCCAAACGCTCGATACCAAGAAGATGGAAAATCTTACAAATGACAGATTACATTCCAACAGAGAGAAGGTATTGTATCCTACATTTGTTAATCTAGGGAAGCAGGAAGCCCTTAATGGTAGTAATAATCTGTTTATCATCAAGTTCAAAGCGAAAAAGAACCTGAAATTCAATCTGAAGCCACAGCAAGGGCTACTTGTAGATAAGGATCTGAATTCAGTAAATTTCTAAATAATTCAAGCTGAATAACTAAATAAATGGCCGGAGCTTTTCCGGTCATTTTTATTTTTATAAGGTTTTAATGCTATAAAACAGAATATTGATTTTTCAGAATAATACCAAGAGTCTTCTTAAATAAAAGTGATTAAAGGATTCTCTGTAATCTTTAAAATCATTTGAAAATTTATTTATAACTATAAAAATTCATACTTTATAAATCATAACTAATTAGTATTTTTGACGAATGATGATTAAAGCAAAAAATATATATAAATCTTACGGTTCATTAGATGTATTAAAAGGAGTAGATATAGAGATTCCGGATGCAGAAATTGTCTCTATTGTAGGAGAATCAGGAGCTGGTAAATCTACTTTGTTACAAATTCTGGGTACATTGGATTCACCATCCAATACTTCTGTAAATGATACTGAGATATTACTGAATGGTAAGTCTTTTCTGGAAATGTCGGATAAAGAACTATCAAAATTCCGTAACAGAAATATAGGTTTTGTATTCCAGTTTCATCAGCTTTTACCAGAATTTACAGCA is a window of Elizabethkingia anophelis R26 DNA encoding:
- a CDS encoding glycosyltransferase family 32 protein, which codes for MPIPKVIYQTYKGKIPWYSHFYIWRFRRKNKDFEYEFYNDERIDLFIKENFPEDVYYAYCRLQIGAAKADFFRYAILYKKGGVYLDIDSDILVNLNTFIQPNNNAILAYEENSNIFAQWAMFYEKKHPFLEETIKLVVKNIQLNKYPYNVHAMTGPSIYALAIRKVLSKNPDIPFRMAKRNFKGILKSKYMLARILMNRRINPEHWRRKQLTTPVVKPE
- a CDS encoding TIM-barrel domain-containing protein, which encodes MKRKFWGIKPTAGVLFAFASSTFLTNYVQAQQAIAAKTETVAQQQLKITDAKKINATTVEITFSNQQKALLDFYGDNIFRLFQDNSGKGMRDPEAKPEAKILVSNPRKAVTKLNIAQDNNQLSITTDKVQVVFDKNTSLFKLINLQTKAVVVEEAEPLSFEKNKTSLTLKENPQEYFYGGGVQNGRFSHKGKAIAIENQNSWTDGGVASPTPFYWSSKGYGMMWYTFKKGKYDFGAKEKGKVSLSHEDSYLDLFLMVNDGPVALLNDFYQLTGNPVLLPKFGFYEGHLNAYNRDYWKEDEKGILFEDGKRYKESQKENGGTKESLNGEKNNYQFSARAVVDRYKKNDMPLGWVLPNDGYGAGYGQTETLDGNIKNLKEFGDYARKKGVEIGLWTQSDLHPKEGISALLQRDIIKEVRDAGVRVLKTDVAWVGDGYSFGLNGVADVGEIMPKYGNDARPFIISLDGWAGTQRYAGIWSGDQTGGVWEYIRFHIPTYIGSGLSGQPNITSDMDGIFGGKKPIINTRDFQWKAFTPMQLNMDGWGSNEKYPHALGETATSINRNYLKLKSELLPYSYSIAKEAVNGLPMIRAMFLEEQNTYTQGKMTQYQFMYGPAFLVAPIYQEAKTDDKGNDIRNGIYLPKGQWIDYLTGEQYEGGQIINSFDSPIWKLPVFVKRGAIIPLVNPNNNVSEINKNLRIYEVYPLGKTSFTEYDDDGISEQYKAGKGAATIIESNLIKDKAVVTVFPAKGNFEGQIKEKATEFRISVTAKPGNIIAKVGNKKAKLKEVTTLADFEAQENVFYYNEKPDFNRFSTKGTEFEKVQIIKNPQILVKTAKADITNQKVSLEIEGYKFDPQNHLKVTSGILSAPKNVQITDKNLEAYAIKPTWDKVPNADYYEIDFNGLKYSTIKDTELLFEGLTAETDYAFKVRAVNKDGVSDWATISARTKSNPLEFAIKGISGRTSVDAQEGFEVYKLFDEEEGNMWHTKYRVKAVPFDLVVDLKSINQLDKFQLLPRNDGRNGLIQKGKVSYSMDKQTWTDAGTFEWKDDFNPKEFAFASHPTARYVKISVEKAVGDYGTGRELYVFKVPGTESYLPGDINNDKLIDRNDLTSYTNYTGLRKGDADFEGYVSNGDVNKNNLIDAYDISVVATQLDGGVDETKIEKVSGKLEITTPKQSYNKDEIIELTVKGANLKSVNALSFALPYNAQDYEFVGIQTLDTKKMENLTNDRLHSNREKVLYPTFVNLGKQEALNGSNNLFIIKFKAKKNLKFNLKPQQGLLVDKDLNSVNF